From Fibrobacter sp. UWB13, the proteins below share one genomic window:
- a CDS encoding glycoside hydrolase family 9 protein → MLKKSFLAGLAVFGLAFTDSFAALSTDDYVEAAWMTTRFFGAQRSGQGPNWILDGTNNPTSFTKDSYNGKDVSGGWFDCGDHVMYGQSQGYSSYVLALAFAEFTTGFYDLYTGDYTDYKASKDYTRKGGKPNDVRDLLEELRYEADFWVKAAIDENNFVTVKGNGNQDHMKWVTAGAMSKLGTGDGGEPREITGNANDAYTPGMAAAMLAVMARIDPDESARAKYLKAAKTAFAYSKKHKGVTNSQGFYESSWWNGIWEDGPFLAALELYRTTKEETYKTEAKNFYDKIDFGKNGFSRFSYPDASPLSDLLGEFIFGWNPLGDYAGVQNYLDNMYLNVTDSKGIFNKDAKGPGTFPTRSPAGGAYLYALYAKFAKDDSYDEAIEKNIAFLLGDNSNKKSYVVGFNRNGANAPTRPHHRGYYGNEDPGRDVNGAGSPPEKNKLLGGMIAGDFTSGSHNGSTADWQVNEVCVDLNAPLVGALGYILSKKAPVEKVASDVEDPEEQKKKEEEERKKKEEEEKKHQEEGIISGRVLNTNAFSIVRGTSSITINSANSVPFKVQVFGLNGKLDQEFTSKGATLNVSLKNKGMQIIKVTSKNATKTFKVNNY, encoded by the coding sequence ATGTTAAAAAAGTCTTTTTTAGCAGGCCTTGCTGTATTTGGCCTCGCATTCACCGATAGCTTTGCTGCTTTGAGCACGGACGATTACGTCGAAGCTGCATGGATGACCACACGATTCTTTGGAGCGCAGCGCTCTGGTCAAGGTCCGAACTGGATCTTGGACGGCACGAATAATCCGACCAGCTTTACAAAGGATAGCTACAACGGCAAAGACGTGAGCGGTGGTTGGTTCGACTGCGGCGACCACGTGATGTACGGTCAGTCCCAAGGTTACTCCTCATACGTTTTGGCACTCGCATTTGCCGAATTTACGACAGGCTTTTACGACCTCTACACTGGCGATTACACCGACTATAAGGCTAGCAAGGATTACACCCGCAAGGGCGGCAAGCCTAACGACGTGCGTGACCTCCTTGAAGAACTCCGCTATGAAGCCGATTTCTGGGTCAAGGCAGCAATCGACGAAAACAACTTCGTGACCGTGAAGGGAAACGGCAACCAGGACCACATGAAGTGGGTGACTGCAGGTGCCATGAGCAAGCTCGGTACTGGTGACGGTGGCGAACCGCGCGAAATCACAGGAAACGCCAATGACGCCTACACGCCGGGTATGGCTGCAGCAATGCTCGCCGTGATGGCTCGTATCGACCCCGATGAATCTGCACGCGCCAAGTACTTGAAGGCCGCAAAGACTGCATTTGCCTATTCCAAGAAGCACAAGGGCGTTACGAATTCCCAGGGATTCTACGAAAGCAGCTGGTGGAACGGCATTTGGGAAGACGGTCCGTTCCTTGCCGCATTGGAACTTTACCGCACGACCAAGGAAGAAACTTACAAGACCGAAGCCAAGAATTTCTACGACAAGATTGACTTCGGCAAAAACGGATTCTCCCGCTTCAGCTACCCGGATGCAAGCCCGCTCTCGGACCTTCTCGGTGAATTTATTTTCGGGTGGAACCCGCTCGGTGACTACGCCGGCGTGCAGAACTACCTCGACAACATGTACCTCAACGTCACGGACAGCAAGGGTATTTTCAACAAGGACGCCAAGGGCCCGGGTACATTCCCGACTCGCTCTCCGGCAGGCGGCGCATACCTCTACGCCCTTTACGCCAAGTTTGCAAAAGACGATTCTTACGATGAAGCCATCGAAAAGAATATTGCATTCCTTCTCGGCGATAACAGCAATAAGAAGTCCTACGTTGTCGGTTTCAACCGCAATGGCGCTAACGCTCCGACAAGACCGCATCACCGCGGCTACTATGGCAACGAAGACCCGGGTCGCGATGTGAACGGCGCAGGTTCTCCTCCGGAAAAGAACAAGCTCTTGGGCGGCATGATTGCAGGCGACTTCACAAGCGGCAGCCACAACGGTTCTACAGCAGACTGGCAGGTGAACGAAGTTTGTGTGGACTTGAACGCTCCGCTCGTCGGCGCACTCGGCTACATCTTGAGCAAGAAGGCTCCGGTGGAAAAGGTCGCAAGTGACGTTGAAGACCCGGAAGAACAGAAGAAGAAAGAAGAAGAGGAACGTAAAAAGAAAGAGGAAGAAGAAAAGAAGCACCAAGAAGAAGGGATCATTTCTGGTCGCGTTTTGAATACAAATGCATTCAGCATTGTCCGCGGCACTTCCTCGATTACGATCAACAGCGCAAATTCTGTTCCGTTCAAAGTTCAGGTTTTCGGTCTTAACGGCAAACTTGATCAGGAATTCACTAGCAAGGGAGCAACCTTGAATGTAAGCCTCAAGAATAAGGGCATGCAGATCATCAAGGTCACCTCCAAAAACGCCACCAAGACGTTCAAGGTGAATAATTACTAA